Within the Myxococcota bacterium genome, the region CCGCAGGCGGATGCCCGTGTCGACGCCGGCGGGGATCCGCACCGACAGGCTCTGCACGGTCTCCAGCCGGCCCTTGCCGCGGCACTCCGTGCACGCGCGTTTCAGGCTCTGGCCCAGGCCGCCGCAGCGGTCGCAGGTGCGGGCGATGCGGAAGAAGCCCTGCTGCAGCGCGATCTGGCCGCGCCCCTGGCAGCGGGGGCAGGTCTCGCGCTCGCCGCCCAAGCCCGAGCACTTGGCGCACTGCTTGTGCTTGGGGATGCGCAGCGGCACCTCGCCGCCCAGCGCCGCCACCGAGAAGTCGACCTCGAGGTCGTAGCGCAGGTCGGCGCCGCGCCGGCCCCGGGCCGTGCCCCGGCGCCCGCCGAAGATGTCGCTGCCGAACAGCTCCGAGAACAGGTCGCCGAAGCTGGCAAACGGGTCGGTGCCGCCGAATGGATCGCCGCCCCCGAAGGCGTTGTGGCCGAAGCGGTCGTACTGCGCGCGCTTCTCGTCGTCGGAGAGGATTGCGTAGGCCTCGCTGGCCTCCTTGAAGCGCCCCTCGGCCTCCGGATTGTTCGGATTCTTGTCGGGGTGGAATTGGTGGGCGAGCTTGCGATAGGCCTTCTTGAGCTCGTCCGGGCCGACGTCCCGCGAGACGCCGAGGATTTCGTAGTAGTCGCGCTTCATTGCGGCGGGCAGAGGCTAGGTTCGGGATCCGCAGGCGCAAGCTGAAGCGCTCGCGGCGGGTACCCCTGGCCGCCCTCTCGAACGGAGCCCGCTAGCGGACGCCGGCGTGCTCGTAGAGGATCCGGCGCACCTCCTCGATGGTCTCGGGATCCGCCTGGGTCGAGTGCCCGGAGCCCAGCACCACGAGCTCGGACTCCACGGGCTCGATGTGCGCGCTCTGGTACCGGACGACGCCGTCGTCGCCGCTCTCGATCGGCTCGCTCTTCACCGGGATGATCGAGTTCACGTGCACGCCCGGCGCGATCGGAAGTCCCGCCAGCGTGCGCATGCCGGGATTCGACCAATCCATGTTGTCGATCGAGGTCGGCAGCTGAAAGGGCCTGCGGAACACGTGCGGGTCCTGGCTCAGCGTCGCGAGCTCGAGCGACGACTTGGCCAGCGAAGCGGGTGCGTTCACCAGCTTGCGAGCGAGCATCCCGAGCCAGTTCTCGGCCAGGAAGCTGCCGTGGTGCGGCGTCGAGATGAAGATGACGCGAGTCACGAATGGAAGCGGCTCGAAGAACATCCCGCGTTTGAGCAGCGCGCGTGTCTCCGGGCTGAGCTTCACATCCTCGAACTTCTCGTCGCTCCAGACGTTCCAGAACGCGTCGCCGCTCGACACGGCCATCGCTTTCGTGAGCAGGCCCCCCTGGCTGTGGCCCACGACGACCATCTGCCGGAGCGCCGGATCCGTCCCCTCGGGGTCGACCGCGTGCTCCGCGTCCTGGAGTGCCTCGCGCAGATCTGCGGAGGACAACAGCACGGGATTGCCGCTGTTGTAGATGAAGAACCAGAGCTGGAAGCGCGTCGCGATCCGCGGGTCACCGAGCAGCTCGTTCGCCATCTCCGCCCAGCGCGCGGGACTCGACAGGGTTCCGTGCACGAACACGACCGGGATCCGGCCCCGGCGATACGGGTTCAGAAAGAGCAAGCCGTGAGTTCGTGTCGCTCCGGCGATGCGGAGATCGGAGCGGCGGAAGCCTGCGAGCTCGAAGTCCCAGACCGGCGCCCCTTCCAAGCGATACGCGAGCGCGGCCGACGGGTCGGATGCCAGCGGCACGACCGCCGACCCCACGGTGATCGCCGGCGTCTCGTCCGCGTCGTAGAACTCGAGCGCGCCATGCGCGCGAGACAGATCTGCGGCGAGGTCGTCGAGGCGCACGAAGGCAGTGACTGGAATCTTGGCTTGCGGCGGGAGCCAGGGGTCGATCTCACGTCCCGGCGCCGGCTCCATGCCCGCGGCGAGCGCGACTCCGGCCCCGAGCCGGCGGTAGCGATTGCGCAGGCCGCGGATCTCGAGATCTCCCAGCGCGACCGGGTGCACGATGTGGTAGCCGCCGTACTCGAACTCTCCCTTCGGTGGCTCGAGGACGAACGTGCCGAACGGCATCTGGATCTGGCGAGGCGAGGGATC harbors:
- the dnaJ gene encoding molecular chaperone DnaJ — its product is MKRDYYEILGVSRDVGPDELKKAYRKLAHQFHPDKNPNNPEAEGRFKEASEAYAILSDDEKRAQYDRFGHNAFGGGDPFGGTDPFASFGDLFSELFGSDIFGGRRGTARGRRGADLRYDLEVDFSVAALGGEVPLRIPKHKQCAKCSGLGGERETCPRCQGRGQIALQQGFFRIARTCDRCGGLGQSLKRACTECRGKGRLETVQSLSVRIPAGVDTGIRLRLSGEGEAGHDGGGPGDLFVVVSVKDHPLFERDGTDLHCEVPLSFAQAALGAEIEVPNLEGKEKVVVKAGAQSGDTIRLRGQGLPRLGGGARGDIVARLFVEVPTKLNEDQRKLLEEFARISGDEVNPRRRGFLDKVRDLFE
- a CDS encoding alpha/beta fold hydrolase, which encodes MSKLRLSLVLVLVLGCATPVGIRRATTSDIDRLLGQSALTGDSHSGLSAQFLARLGLTTLFEDDPRAALEKLRAGLGGPDTHERLLALAELWFETARKSGQKGEYLAAAVCAYAYVFPATPPSPPPSPYDLRASLVLQIYDRGIAEGLALAESTRGTELDPSPRQIQMPFGTFVLEPPKGEFEYGGYHIVHPVALGDLEIRGLRNRYRRLGAGVALAAGMEPAPGREIDPWLPPQAKIPVTAFVRLDDLAADLSRAHGALEFYDADETPAITVGSAVVPLASDPSAALAYRLEGAPVWDFELAGFRRSDLRIAGATRTHGLLFLNPYRRGRIPVVFVHGTLSSPARWAEMANELLGDPRIATRFQLWFFIYNSGNPVLLSSADLREALQDAEHAVDPEGTDPALRQMVVVGHSQGGLLTKAMAVSSGDAFWNVWSDEKFEDVKLSPETRALLKRGMFFEPLPFVTRVIFISTPHHGSFLAENWLGMLARKLVNAPASLAKSSLELATLSQDPHVFRRPFQLPTSIDNMDWSNPGMRTLAGLPIAPGVHVNSIIPVKSEPIESGDDGVVRYQSAHIEPVESELVVLGSGHSTQADPETIEEVRRILYEHAGVR